In Bradyrhizobium guangxiense, the genomic window CAGCTCACAAAGATATAGAACCCTCCCTCAGGGCGCTCGGCGGAAAGACCTGGAATTGCCTTGATGATCGGTAAGACAAAATCTCGCCGCCGGTGGAACACAGCTACGCGCTGGGCTAAGAAATCTTGTGGCCCTTCGAGTGCGGCCAGAGCAGCAGCCTGCGCGATTGAACATGCGCCACCCGTCGCTTGCGACAAGACTCGAGTAATGTCCCTGATCAGCCAATCCGGCCCGGCGCAATAGCCGATACGCCAACCCGTCATGGCGTATGCTTTGGAAACGCCGTTGACCGTCAGGATGCGCTCCCGCAAATCGGGCGCAATCTGCGCCAAGGTGTAAAACGGCCGCCCATCAAACCGAATGTGCTCATAGATGTCATCTGACAAAGCAAGGACGTTAGGATGGCGACGCAATATTTCGGCGAAGGAAAGCAATTCCGCCTTTGAGTAAATTGATCCCGACGGATTGTTTGGCGAATTCAAAAGAAGCCAACGCGTCCGAGGTGTGATGGCCGCCTGTAGTTGTCCAGGCTGCATCTTGAAGTCACTTTCGACGCCGCACGCGACTATCACCGGCTGTCCGCCGGCGAGCCGCACCATGTCTGGCATCGGCACCCAATAGGGTGCAGGTATAATGACCTCGTCGCCGTCGTTTAAGGTTGCGGCGAAGGCATTATATATACTTGGTTTCGCGCCCGGAGC contains:
- a CDS encoding pyridoxal phosphate-dependent aminotransferase, which encodes MTNLNTRSRSKRVGKIQVDVSESMAQKAKLRVASGKRVISLAQGEPDFDTPEHVQEAAIAAIRAGETRYTINTGTIQLREAISRKLRRDNDLEYGVNQIVVAPGAKPSIYNAFAATLNDGDEVIIPAPYWVPMPDMVRLAGGQPVIVACGVESDFKMQPGQLQAAITPRTRWLLLNSPNNPSGSIYSKAELLSFAEILRRHPNVLALSDDIYEHIRFDGRPFYTLAQIAPDLRERILTVNGVSKAYAMTGWRIGYCAGPDWLIRDITRVLSQATGGACSIAQAAALAALEGPQDFLAQRVAVFHRRRDFVLPIIKAIPGLSAERPEGGFYIFVSCTDLIGKTTPAGGRISSDSVLCDYLLAEADIAVVQGAAYGLSPYFRISIASSDDDLRTAVAAIRSAVLALR